A genomic stretch from Candidatus Methylomirabilota bacterium includes:
- a CDS encoding TlpA disulfide reductase family protein, producing MSAILLLACLLALTASPGAAQDSAVFILPERTPAPPFTLPDLSGRTVSSAQFAGKVVVLSFGATWCPTCTSELRSLEHLQSRFPNDVVVYFVALDGRGEADVKPYMDKNGHRVPVLLDPRMAVAREHGIRWIPVTLVIDRQGTVVGRAIGPREWDAKEALDFVQSVLKR from the coding sequence TTGAGCGCGATCCTCCTCCTGGCCTGCCTTCTGGCCCTGACGGCTTCGCCCGGCGCCGCCCAGGATTCCGCGGTCTTCATCCTCCCCGAGCGGACTCCGGCCCCGCCATTCACGTTGCCCGATCTGTCGGGCCGGACGGTCAGCTCGGCGCAGTTCGCCGGCAAGGTGGTCGTGCTGAGCTTCGGGGCGACGTGGTGCCCCACCTGCACGAGCGAGCTCAGAAGCCTCGAACATCTCCAGTCACGGTTCCCGAACGACGTGGTCGTCTACTTCGTGGCCCTCGATGGACGGGGCGAGGCGGACGTGAAACCGTACATGGACAAGAACGGTCACCGCGTGCCCGTGCTCCTCGACCCCCGGATGGCCGTCGCGCGGGAACACGGCATCCGCTGGATCCCGGTGACGCTGGTCATCGACCGCCAGGGGACGGTGGTGGGCCGGGCCATCGGGCCGCGGGAATGGGATGCCAAGGAAGCGCTCGATTTCGTCCAGTCCGTGCTGAAGCGCTGA
- a CDS encoding redoxin domain-containing protein, which translates to MGAFAPVAALEVGDKAPNFTLPATTQEKFSLSEFLGKKNIVLFGFIGAFTPTUTREVAALQLDLPKFESRNAQVVGISTDFPMTNAAWAEKMGLAFPLVSDFPRQTLETYGILDTDPKSRLYRYAKRSYLIIDKAGIVRYKKVLDNARELVPNDELLAELDKLR; encoded by the coding sequence ATGGGCGCGTTCGCCCCGGTCGCGGCCCTCGAGGTCGGGGACAAGGCCCCGAATTTCACCCTGCCGGCGACGACCCAGGAAAAGTTCTCGCTGAGCGAGTTCCTGGGCAAGAAGAACATCGTGCTCTTCGGGTTCATCGGGGCGTTCACCCCGACTTGAACGCGGGAAGTCGCCGCTCTCCAACTTGATCTCCCCAAGTTCGAGAGCCGCAATGCCCAGGTCGTGGGCATCAGCACCGACTTTCCGATGACCAACGCGGCGTGGGCGGAAAAGATGGGCCTGGCGTTCCCGCTGGTCAGCGACTTCCCGCGGCAGACGCTGGAGACCTACGGGATCCTCGACACCGACCCCAAGAGCCGCCTCTACCGGTACGCCAAGCGCTCGTACCTCATCATCGACAAGGCCGGGATCGTCCGCTACAAGAAGGTGCTCGACAATGCGCGGGAGCTCGTGCCGAACGACGAGCTCCTGGCGGAGCTGGACAAGCTGCGGTAG